The following proteins are encoded in a genomic region of Tigriopus californicus strain San Diego chromosome 6, Tcal_SD_v2.1, whole genome shotgun sequence:
- the LOC131882711 gene encoding uncharacterized protein LOC131882711: MGKLNVSLLRYLEPHHFRVLCAVEMGMKNHEIVPLSLVASIAQVKSGGVTRTLRELSKQRLLSYERGQKFDGYRLTNAGYDYLSLKSLTARGAISCFGNQIGTGKESNIYVVANQDDQPLCLKLHRLGRTCFRKVREKRDYHKSRKQMSWIYLSRISATKEFAYMKALYERGFPVPKPVDFNRHIVVMELIQGHPLQNITEVGDPAELYDRLMNLMLKFANHGVIHGDFNEFNIMITDEGQPVIIDFPQMVSTQHRDAEFFFDRDVTCLRDFFRRRFNYESELFPRFSDVVREDILDAEVSASGMTKQMERDILKELGMASDDNDEHEDEEGEEEEEEGANEKEKVEDVEEMRKEFESNVVLGNVPSSSMDRFLNDVQVQPRESEDLSDTPLIRQVTDPDQAEEGLDRLHELNRSFKPFRDPQPDKSMDNRSVITSSSVGSTIAPEVVKEKVRLALSKKKRAEEVKRMRAKGEANAVTRNRRENKDTISTSMSAVWGDF, translated from the coding sequence ATGGGGAAACTGAACGTGTCGTTGCTCCGCTATCTGGAACCCCACCACTTCCGCGTGTTATGCGCTGTGGAAATGGGCATGAAGAACCACGAGATCGtgcctttgagtttggtgGCCTCCATTGCCCAAGTCAAGTCCGGAGGCGTGACCCGAACCCTCCGAGAACTGTCCAAACAGCGATTGCTGTCCTACGAACGCGGTCAGAAGTTCGATGGGTATCGATTGACCAATGCGGGCTACGATTACTTGTCCTTGAAGAGTTTGACGGCCCGTGGAGCCATATCTTGTTTCGGCAATCAAATTGGTACGGGCAAGGAATCGAATATCTATGTGGTGGCCAATCAAGACGACCAACCTTTGTGCTTGAAACTCCATCGTCTAGGTCGGACTTGTTTCCGCAAAGTCCGAGAGAAACGCGATTATCACAAAAGCCGCAAACAAATGAGTTGGATTTATCTGTCCCGGATTTCGGCCACCAAAGAGTTTGCCTACATGAAGGCTCTGTATGAGCGCGGGTTTCCCGTACCCAAGCCTGTGGATTTCAATCGTCACATCGTGGTCATGGAGCTGATCCAGGGACACCCGTTGCAGAATATCACGGAAGTGGGTGATCCCGCCGAGTTGTACGACCGACTCATGAATCTCATGTTGAAGTTTGCTAATCATGGCGTGATCCACGGCGATTTCAATGAGTTCAATATCATGATCACGGACGAGGGCCAGCCTGTGATCATCGATTTCCCGCAAATGGTGTCCACCCAACATCGCGATGCCGAATTCTTCTTCGACCGAGATGTCACTTGTCTCCGAGACTTCTTCCGCCGACGGTTCAATTATGAATCCGAGTTGTTCCCCCGATTCAGTGATGTGGTCCGGGAAGACATTTTGGATGCCGAAGTCTCGGCTTCTGGCATGACCAAACAGATGGAGCGAGATATCCTCAAAGAATTGGGCATGGCCagtgatgataatgatgaacacgaagatgaagaaggcgaggaggaggaagaggagggcgctaatgaaaaggaaaaagtggaagaCGTGGAGGAAATGAGGAAAGAGTTCGAATCCAATGTGGTCTTGGGGAACGTGCCATCTTCCTCCATGGACCGATTCCTCAACGATGTTCAAGTGCAACCCCGCGAGTCCGAGGATCTCTCCGACACGCCCCTAATCCGACAAGTCACCGATCCAGACCAGGCGGAAGAAGGTTTGGATCGGCTCCACGAGTTGAACCGGAGTTTCAAGCCGTTCCGCGATCCCCAACCCGACAAATCCATGGATAATCGCTCCGTGATCACCAGCTCCTCCGTGGGCTCCACAATTGCGCCTGAGGTTGTGAAGGAAAAGGTGCGGTTGGCTTTGAGTAAGAAGAAACGGGCGGAAGAGGTCAAGCGGATGCGGGCCAAGGGTGAAGCCAATGCGGTCACTCGGAATCGACGCGAAAACAAGGACACCATTTCAACCAGTATGAGCGCAGTTTGGGGAGATTTCTAG
- the LOC131882165 gene encoding diphosphoinositol polyphosphate phosphohydrolase 1-like, whose protein sequence is MTKQKKYSQDDRIFDKDGFTLRAACVCVRDDSESEILLVSSSANPDRWIIPGGKIETQETPEYSGMREAMEEAGAVGELGRCLGVFENRERHNRTHVYVLKVNELLDDFDDAKRRKRRWFPIEEAVQVLSPFKPLHSKYLNTLQATKNVKVGPNSPVILAAESPLK, encoded by the coding sequence ATGACCAAACAGAAAAAGTACTCTCAAGATGACCGGATCTTCGACAAGGACGGCTTCACTCTCCGGGCCGCTTGCGTGTGCGTGCGCGACGATTCCGAATCCGAGATCCTCCTGGTCTcttcctcggccaatccggatCGATGGATCATCCCGGGGGGTAAGATCGAGACCCAAGAGACCCCTGAGTACAGTGGAATGCGCGAGGCCATGGAGGAGGCGGGGGCTGTGGGCGAATTGGGCCGTTGTTTGGGAGTGTTTGAAAATCGGGAACGTCACAATCGGACCCACGTGTACGTGCTAAAAGTGAACGAGCTCTTGGACGATTTTGATGACGCGAAAAGGCGGAAACGGCGGTGGTTTCCGATCGAGGAGGCCGTTCAAGTGCTCTCGCCTTTCAAACCTTTGCATTCCAAATATCTCAACACGCTGCAAGCCACCAAGAACGTTAAAGTGGGGCCGAACTCCCCTGTCATCCTCGCCGCCGAGAGCCCATTGAAATGA